The stretch of DNA GTCCCCGGCTCCGCGTCCGGGCGCATGTAGATCTCGGCGAGGGCCACGTCGACCACCCCGGGAGTCGCATACTCGCGCAAACGGTCCCAGTCCATCACGCCGCCCCCGTACACAGGATCTACCCCCGCCGCACCGGCTTCGTCCCGGTAGAGCTTCATCCGCTCAACTGCCTGCTCGGGCGTCAGATTGGGGTCGCTCGAGAGCAAGGCTGCCAAGGTGCCGCTGATAAAGGGTGCCGCAGCCGACGTCCCGGTAAACAAGGCGGTGCCTTCCTCGTCCTGCGCCGCAAGTATCCCGAAGCCGGGTGCGGCAAAATCGATCGATTTGGACTGGTTCGGAAAAAGTGCCTGACGCCCGTTCGCGTCCACTGCAGTAACGGCAATAACTTCCGGATAGGCTGCCGGATACGGCAATCGCGTATAACCGTCGTTCCCCGCTGCGGCGACAATCAAGACACCTTTGGAATGGGCGTAGCGCACCGCTTCCCTCAGAACCTCGGAGTTCTGGTAGAGCCCCAGACTCATATTGACCACCTTCACGCCCAGATCGACCGCTTGCACCAATCCCTCGGCCACATGAAAACTGCTGCCAATACCGTTGTCGTCCAACACACGCACAACAAACAGCTCGGCGGCCGGAGCGATCCCTTCACGCCCCGAGATAATCGATGCCACCGAAGTCCCATGCGCTGCACCAGGCCCATCGACACCGCCTCCGACCAAATCGATATGGACGATATACACATCATCGAACTGCGGGTGCTCGGCGATTCCGGAATCTAAAATCGCCACGATGACCCCGTGCCCGTCCCCGACCGCTTGGCCGACAATCTCACGTGCACTGCGACCATATGCCTGCAAGCTGGACAGCGCCTCCGGTGAAATTTCCCGCGGAGGCTGAGGTCGCTCAACTTTGTAGGAAAACCCCGGGAGTGCTCCGTACTCCGACGGATCCACGGCATGCAAGTCGGCCTCATTGATACGCAGGACTAAAAG from Coraliomargarita parva encodes:
- a CDS encoding S8 family peptidase, producing the protein MRAVRLVFLFLALVFLGAVLGVYLGKYELRKKLSNDDTGSEDQLRERSGEDQWAQVGVQPDGLSGGSGIGIEYPAQAIRGEMLLRFADRDSLDAYLAALSRAGITPLGSIDELLVLRINEADLHAVDPSEYGALPGFSYKVERPQPPREISPEALSSLQAYGRSAREIVGQAVGDGHGVIVAILDSGIAEHPQFDDVYIVHIDLVGGGVDGPGAAHGTSVASIISGREGIAPAAELFVVRVLDDNGIGSSFHVAEGLVQAVDLGVKVVNMSLGLYQNSEVLREAVRYAHSKGVLIVAAAGNDGYTRLPYPAAYPEVIAVTAVDANGRQALFPNQSKSIDFAAPGFGILAAQDEEGTALFTGTSAAAPFISGTLAALLSSDPNLTPEQAVERMKLYRDEAGAAGVDPVYGGGVMDWDRLREYATPGVVDVALAEIYMRPDAEPGTTMPVEIIVENRGTRWLTGAKLEVAVGEAEPLDFSLESIGPGQSVSRKIYAKVPSIKDASLLQVAAQVLTESVVDDVRPANNMKAVAYRPVSN